In Mercurialis annua linkage group LG5, ddMerAnnu1.2, whole genome shotgun sequence, a single genomic region encodes these proteins:
- the LOC126680945 gene encoding uncharacterized protein LOC126680945 isoform X2 encodes MAAAISSFSLLRNFANTKTAFSNGSKIFVLPMKSRRSLFCTNAVNDEEASARAAAASAESGAPTIFDKIIAKEIPSSIVYEDEKVLAFRDVNPQAPVHVLVIPKFRDGLTQLGKGVSMPFLCEKYQKFSHLLGTESTGTVAIWM; translated from the exons atgGCTGCCGCTATCAGTTCGTTCAGTCTTCTCAG GAATTTTGCAAATACTAAAACAGCATTCTCCAATGGCAGCAAAATATTTGTTCTTCCGATGAAGTCTCGCAG ATCTCTGTTTTGTACGAATGCGGTAAATGATGAAGAGGCGTCTGCCAGAGCAGCTGCAGCTAGTGCTGAAAGTGGAGCCCCGACCAT TTTTGACAAGATCATAGCAAAGGAAATTCCTTCATCCATTGTATATGAGGATGAGAAGGTTCTTGCTTTTAGAGATGTCAATCCTCAAGCTCCTGTTCATGTTTTAGTCATTCCAAAGTTCAGGGATGGATTGACGCAGCTGGGGAAG GGAGTTTCAATGCCATTCTTGTGTGAAAAATACCAAAAGTTTAGTCATTTATTAGGAACTGAAAGTACAGGCACGGTAGCTATTTGGATGTGA
- the LOC126680947 gene encoding sulfiredoxin, chloroplastic/mitochondrial isoform X2 produces MGSFVMKIGGASRLRNLSISASSNGPLILEVALDKIRRPLMRTRANDPIKVQYLMDSIQQIGLQVPIDVLEVDGVYYGFSGCHRYEAHQRLGLPTIRCKVRRGTKETLRHHLR; encoded by the exons ATGGGAAGTTTTGTGATGAAAATTGGAGGAGCAAGCAGGTTGAGGAACTTGTCTATATCAGCCTCATCCAATG GGCCACTGATTTTGGAGGTTGCATTAGATAAGATAAGGAGACCCCTTATGAGAACCAGAGCTAATGATCCTATTAAAGTTCAATACCTCATGGATAGTATTCAACAAATTGGCCTTCAAGTCCCT ATTGATGTGCTTGAGGTTGATGGAGTATATTATG GATTCTCAGGTTGTCACCGGTACGAAGCACACCAGCGGCTTGGTCTCCCCACCATTCGTTGCAAAGTTCGTCGCGGAACAAAAGAAACACTCAG GCATCATCTtcgataa
- the LOC126680947 gene encoding sulfiredoxin, chloroplastic/mitochondrial isoform X1, producing the protein MGSFVMKIGGASRLRNLSISASSNGNEKTGPLILEVALDKIRRPLMRTRANDPIKVQYLMDSIQQIGLQVPIDVLEVDGVYYGFSGCHRYEAHQRLGLPTIRCKVRRGTKETLRHHLR; encoded by the exons ATGGGAAGTTTTGTGATGAAAATTGGAGGAGCAAGCAGGTTGAGGAACTTGTCTATATCAGCCTCATCCAATG GAAATGAGAAAACAGGGCCACTGATTTTGGAGGTTGCATTAGATAAGATAAGGAGACCCCTTATGAGAACCAGAGCTAATGATCCTATTAAAGTTCAATACCTCATGGATAGTATTCAACAAATTGGCCTTCAAGTCCCT ATTGATGTGCTTGAGGTTGATGGAGTATATTATG GATTCTCAGGTTGTCACCGGTACGAAGCACACCAGCGGCTTGGTCTCCCCACCATTCGTTGCAAAGTTCGTCGCGGAACAAAAGAAACACTCAG GCATCATCTtcgataa
- the LOC126680947 gene encoding sulfiredoxin, chloroplastic/mitochondrial isoform X3 translates to MGSFVMKIGGASRLRNLSISASSNGNEKTGPLILEVALDKIRRPLMRTRANDPIKVQYLMDSIQQIGLQVPDAFLQLRLIFWRLHLHNNNTTKLDIMCMS, encoded by the exons ATGGGAAGTTTTGTGATGAAAATTGGAGGAGCAAGCAGGTTGAGGAACTTGTCTATATCAGCCTCATCCAATG GAAATGAGAAAACAGGGCCACTGATTTTGGAGGTTGCATTAGATAAGATAAGGAGACCCCTTATGAGAACCAGAGCTAATGATCCTATTAAAGTTCAATACCTCATGGATAGTATTCAACAAATTGGCCTTCAAGTCCCT GATGCTTTTCTGCAACTGAGGCTAATTTTTTGGAGATTGCATTTGCACAATAACAATACAACAAAATTGGATATTATGTGTATGTCATGA
- the LOC126680944 gene encoding probable arabinosyltransferase ARAD1, with amino-acid sequence MIKNSDYNYSHQIASVKAPVTSTEATTAVAAETTNSMSDRFSKFRNPKPPKQNSQSSTMARKSALLKQSLICSICSILAIYALFNSFFSPTAYYLSDSPEKQTENILNINTSSSSKKVKVFMYDLPKKFTTGIIIQHAVARGNKDDGNLKYPGHQHMGEWHLYADLIRPEYERNGSPVLKVDDPDDADLFFVPFFASLSLIVNPIRPPGSADSVQHYSDEEMQEQLVEWLEQQEYWKRSNGRDHVIVAGDPNAMYRVLDRVKNAVLLLSDFGRVRGDQGSLVKDVIIPYAHRINVYKGDISVDDRKTLLFFMGNRYRKDGGKIRDLLFQMLESEEDVVIKHGTQSRENRRAASHGMHTSQFCLNPAGDTPSACRLFDSIVSLCVPVIVSDSIELPFEDVIDYRKVAIFVGTEDSLKPGYLVTILRSITSKQILEYQKELKKVRRYFEYDNPNGTVNEVWRQVAQKLPLIRLMINRDKRLVKRDLTQPDCSCLCTNQTGPLR; translated from the exons ATGATAAAAAACTCTGATTATAATTATTCCCATCAAATCGCAAGTGTAAAAGCACCGGTGACCTCCACAGAAGCCACCACCGCCGTCGCAGCTGAAACCACCAACTCAATGAGCGACCGCTTCTCCAAATTTCGAAACCCAAAACCGCCGAAACAAAATTCCCAATCCTCAACAATGGCGCGAAAATCCGCTCTTCTGAAACAATCTCTAATCTGCTCAATTTGCTCCATCCTCGCCATCTATGCTCTCTTCAATTCCTTCTTCAGTCCCACCGCCTACTACCTCTCCGATTCTCCCGAgaaacaaacagaaaatattCTCAATATCAACACCAGCAGCAGCAGCAAGAAAGTTAAAGTTTTCATGTATGATCTGCCCAAGAAATTCACTACTGGCATTATTATTCAGCACGCGGTGGCGCGTGGGAATAAAGACGACGGCAATTTGAAGTACCCAGGTCACCAGCACATGGGTGAGTGGCACTTGTATGCTGATTTGATCCGACCCGAGTACGAAAGAAATGGGTCGCCCGTTTTAAAAGTGGATGACCCTGATGATGCTGATTTGTTTTTTGTTCCCTTTTTTGCTTCTTTAAGTTTGATTGTGAACCCGATTCGACCGCCCGGGTCGGCTGACTCGGTTCAGCATTACAGTGATGAGGAGATGCAGGAGCAGTTAGTGGAGTGGTTGGAGCAGCAGGAGTATTGGAAGAGGAGTAATGGGAGAGATCATGTGATCGTTGCGGGTGATCCGAATGCGATGTACCGGGTTTTGGATCGGGTTAAGAATGCGGTTTTGTTGCTGTCGGATTTCGGGCGGGTTAGAGGTGATCAAGGGTCTCTTGTGAAGGATGTGATTATTCCTTATGCTCATAGAATTAATGTTTATAAGGGAGATATTAGTGTTGATGATAGGAAGACATTGTTGTTTTTCATGGGGAATCGCTATCGGAAAGAT GGAGGCAAAATTCGCGATTTGCTATTCCAAATGCTGGAATCCGAAGAGGATGTTGTGATAAAACATGGAACACAATCGAGGGAGAATCGACGCGCAGCTTCACATGGAATGCATACATCACAGTTTTGTTTAAATCCAGCTGGTGATACTCCATCAGCTTGCAGACTTTTTGATTCTATTGTGAGCTTGTGTGTTCCAGTAATAGTCAGCGATAGCATTGAGTTGCCTTTTGAAGATGTCATAGACTACAGAAAAGTTGCCATCTTTGTTGGGACAGAAGATTCTTTAAAGCCGGGATATTTAGTTACAATACTTAGAAGCATAACTTCAAAACAAATTCTGGAATATCAGAAAGAGCTGAAAAAG GTGAGGCGATATTTTGAATATGACAACCCAAATGGAACTGTGAATGAAGTATGGCGTCAAGTTGCACAGAAGTTACCTCTTATAAGATTAATGATAAATCGCGACAAAAGGCTTGTCAAGAGGGACTTGACTCAACCAGACTGTTCTTGTTTATGTACAAATCAGACTGGCCCATTGCGGTAA
- the LOC126680945 gene encoding 14 kDa zinc-binding protein isoform X1 produces MAAAISSFSLLRNFANTKTAFSNGSKIFVLPMKSRRSLFCTNAVNDEEASARAAAASAESGAPTIFDKIIAKEIPSSIVYEDEKVLAFRDVNPQAPVHVLVIPKFRDGLTQLGKAEARHGEILGELMYAAKIVAEKEGIVDGFRVVINSGASACQSVYHLHLHVLGGRQMKWPPG; encoded by the exons atgGCTGCCGCTATCAGTTCGTTCAGTCTTCTCAG GAATTTTGCAAATACTAAAACAGCATTCTCCAATGGCAGCAAAATATTTGTTCTTCCGATGAAGTCTCGCAG ATCTCTGTTTTGTACGAATGCGGTAAATGATGAAGAGGCGTCTGCCAGAGCAGCTGCAGCTAGTGCTGAAAGTGGAGCCCCGACCAT TTTTGACAAGATCATAGCAAAGGAAATTCCTTCATCCATTGTATATGAGGATGAGAAGGTTCTTGCTTTTAGAGATGTCAATCCTCAAGCTCCTGTTCATGTTTTAGTCATTCCAAAGTTCAGGGATGGATTGACGCAGCTGGGGAAG GCCGAAGCGAGGCACGGGGAGATACTAGGAGAACTCATGTATGCTGCCAAAATAGTGGCCGAAAAAGAGGGCATCGTGGACGGGTTTCGGGTGGTAATCAACAGTGGAGCTAGTGCTT GCCAATCTGTATATCATCTGCACTTGCACGTCTTAGGTGGCCGACAAATGAAATGGCCACCTGGTTAA
- the LOC126680945 gene encoding 14 kDa zinc-binding protein isoform X3, whose protein sequence is MAAAISSFSLLRNFANTKTAFSNGSKIFVLPMKSRRSLFCTNAVNDEEASARAAAASAESGAPTIFDKIIAKEIPSSIVYEDEKVLAFRDVNPQAPVHVLVIPKFRDGLTQLGKDRVEQHAC, encoded by the exons atgGCTGCCGCTATCAGTTCGTTCAGTCTTCTCAG GAATTTTGCAAATACTAAAACAGCATTCTCCAATGGCAGCAAAATATTTGTTCTTCCGATGAAGTCTCGCAG ATCTCTGTTTTGTACGAATGCGGTAAATGATGAAGAGGCGTCTGCCAGAGCAGCTGCAGCTAGTGCTGAAAGTGGAGCCCCGACCAT TTTTGACAAGATCATAGCAAAGGAAATTCCTTCATCCATTGTATATGAGGATGAGAAGGTTCTTGCTTTTAGAGATGTCAATCCTCAAGCTCCTGTTCATGTTTTAGTCATTCCAAAGTTCAGGGATGGATTGACGCAGCTGGGGAAG GATAGAGTAGAACAACATGCCTGCTAA
- the LOC126681253 gene encoding membrane steroid-binding protein 2-like: MANYTNTAMMDSIELYTGLSPPAFFTIAALMVAVYKIVCSMFVDPEPEPEPQQLTKNPPVNTPPKISEPVQLGNNVTEQQLRAYDGSDPNKPLLMAIKAQIYDVSASRMFYGPGGPYAKFAGRDASRALALLSFDPKDLTGNLEGLSESELEVLQDWEYKFMEKYVKVGQLVSEQAITRAIDGEEEVKESETNGKE; the protein is encoded by the exons ATGGCAAATTACACTAACACAGCAATGATGGATAGCATAGAGTTATACACAGGCCTATCACCACCAGCTTTCTTCACCATAGCAGCTTTAATGGTGGCTGTTTACAAAATTGTATGCAGCATGTTTGTTGACCCAGAACCAGAACCAGAACCACAacaattaaccaaaaatccaccaGTAAACACACCACCCAAAATCTCAGAACCAGTTCAGCTAGGAAATAATGTGACAGAGCAACAATTAAGAGCTTATGATGGTTCTGATCCTAATAAGCCACTTCTTATGGCTATTAAAGCTCAGATCTATGATGTCTCTGCTTCCAG AATGTTTTATGGCCCTGGTGGTCCGTATGCGAAGTTTGCGGGAAGGGATGCGAGCAGAGCTTTAGCTCTTCTGTCTTTTGACCCTAAAGACCTGACAGGAAATCTGGAGGGTCTGAGTGAATCTGAGCTTGAAGTGTTACAGGATTGGGAGTACAAGTTCATGGAAAAATATGTTAAAGTCGGTCAGCTTGTGTCTGAACAAGCCATCACTCGGGCAATCGATGGTGAAGAAGAAGTTAAAGAAAGCGAGACAAATGGAAAAGAATAA
- the LOC126681251 gene encoding uncharacterized protein LOC126681251 isoform X1: MASRKSVSFHLRKNPSIKSCFPETKSGEGSEINRFPHHSKAHSYDVSDKFNSVKDILSDNSNPFSAINVEPSSSSPLVLYNNVLFSSLPANLNNHSRIPLSDIRNLNLRRKLSVLPRPKQKIDPNAKADQLPPVFLTPSQLQPEELPVMAGEAKHRHVPLYIAALKGDWKTAKNFLRWYPHAVRATITRGSETVLHIAAGARHTQFVKKLVKKMTPEDLALQNKVGNTALCFAAVSGITEIAKVLVNKNRHLPSIRGSQGASPLYMAALLGRRDMVWYLYSVTDDRHLSGEDRIGLLVAAITSNLFELALELLRNHPELAMARDGNGETALHVLSRKPTAFYSGTKLGLLQRCIYSCLQVHLPYESSLMMNDDHFVHWTVKALSTTKVILWKSLASLFPDVIQVYNIKLRHVQALQLVRQLWQQTLSLDEACFKELIRTPRRLLFTAAECGIVEFISILIRAHPDLIWKVDEQSRSIFHTAVVHRQEKVFKLIHELGALKDFIAIYKDERNNNMLHLAGNLPHPSRLNTDSGSALQLRRELIWFKEVEKIVQPLYTEMKNSEGITPGDLFSMEHKQLKRDGEKWLKETASSCMLVATLITTVMFSAAFTIPGGINEKTGKPILLHTRSFMVFVISDALAMFSSSTSILIFLSILTSRYAEEDFLQSLPNKLIMGLATLFISLTSMMVAFSVTLFLVLRHQLEWASIPIIIVACIPVLLFASLQFPLVVDIISHTYTTFLSKNHLLS; this comes from the exons ATGGCATCAAGAAAGTCAGTTTCATTTCATCTGAGGAAGAATCCATCCATAAAGTCGTGCTTTCCGGAAACAAAATCCGGGGAGGGCTCAGAAATCAACAGGTTTCCACATCATTCGAAGGCACATTCATATGATGTTAGTGACAAATTCAATTCTGTGAAAGATATTTTGTCAGATAACTCCAATCCTTTTTCTGCAATAAATGTAGAaccttcatcttcttctccaCTTGTATTATACAACAATGTTTTGTTCAGCAGTTTACCTGCTAACTTAAATAACCATTCCCGTATCCCGCTTTCCGATATCCGAAACCTCAATCTTCGTCGAAAACTCTCTGTTCTACCTCGACCCAAACAAAAGATTGATCCAAATGCTAAAGCAGATCAACTACCACCTGTTTTTCTCACTCCCAGCCAACTGCAACCTGAAGAATTGCCAG TCATGGCAGGAGAGGCAAAGCACAGGCATGTACCTTTATATATAGCTGCATTAAAAGGTGACTGGAAAACGGCTAAAAATTTCCTGCGATGGTATCCACATGCTGTTCGTGCAACTATTACAAGGGGATCGGAAACTGTTCTTCACATTGCAGCGGGGGCGAGGCATACACAGTTTGTCAAGAAACTAGTGAAGAAGATGACACCGGAAGACTTGGCCCTGCAGAACAAAGTTGGGAACACTGCCCTGTGTTTTGCTGCTGTTTCGGGAATCACGGAAATAGCAAAGGTGTTGGTTAACAAGAACAGACATTTGCCATCAATTAGAGGTAGCCAAGGAGCTTCACCTCTCTATATGGCTGCACTTTTGGGAAGAAGGGATATGGTTTGGTATCTCTATTCCGTAACAGACGATAGACATCTTTCTGGAGAGGATCGCATTGGCCTTCTTGTTGCTGCTATCACCTCCAATTTATTTG AGTTAGCACTGGAATTACTACGAAACCATCCTGAACTAGCAATGGCTCGAGATGGGAATGGAGAGACAGCTCTACATGTATTGTCCAGAAAACCAACTGCATTCTACAGTGGAACTAAACTGGGACTACTGCAGAGATGCATATATTCAT GTCTCCAAGTGCATCTACCATATGAATCTTCTCTTATGATGAATGATGATCACTTTGTCCATTGGACCGTTAAAG CTTTATCTACAACAAAAGTTATTCTGTGGAAATCCCTTGCTTCCCTAT TTCCCGACGTTATCCAGGTCTATAACATCAAGTTGAGGCATGTTCAAGCCCTTCAGCTAGTAAGGCAACTTTGGCAACAGACATTGAGTCTAGATGAGGCGTGTTTTAAGGAATTAATTAGAACGCCAAGAAGATTACTCTTCACAGCTGCAGAATGCGGGATTGTAGAGTTCATAAGTATACTTATCCGGGCACATCCCGATCTTATATGGAAGGTTGATGAGCAATCCAGAAGCATTTTTCATACAGCAGTTGTACATAGACAGGAAAAAGTTTTTAAACTCATACACGAGCTAGGAGCACTTAAAGATTTTATAGCTATTTATAAAGACGAGAGGAACAATAACATGTTGCACCTGGCTGGAAATTTACCTCATCCAAGTCGGCTCAACACTGACTCTGGTTCAGCTTTGCAATTGCGACGAGAACTGATATGGTTCAAG GAAGTGGAGAAGATTGTCCAGCCCCTGTATACAGAGATGAAAAACAGTGAGGGGATAACACCAGGGGATCTATTTTCAATGGAACACAAACAATTGAAACGGGACGGAGAGAAATGGCTGAAGGAAACTGCTTCTTCATGCATGCTTGTTGCGACACTGATTACCACTGTGATGTTTTCTGCTGCCTTTACCATACCGGGAGGAATCAACGAGAAAACAGGCAAGCCAATTTTGCTTCACACAAGATCGTTCATGGTTTTCGTCATATCAGATGCGCTTGCAATGTTCTCCTCATCTACATCAATTCTGATATTTCTTTCCATTTTGACTTCACGTTACGCCGAAGAAGATTTCCTTCAATCTCTACCGAACAAACTAATCATGGGACTCGCAACACTTTTCATCTCTCTAACGAGTATGATGGTAGCTTTTAGTGTCACACTTTTTCTGGTTCTTCGTCATCAACTGGAATGGGCTTCTATTCCGATCATCATAGTTGCTTGCATCCCTGTCTTATTGTTTGCTTCCCTGCAGTTTCCTCTAGTTGTTGACATCATAAGCCACACATACACTACCTTTCTTTCAAAAAATCATCTGCTGAGCTAA
- the LOC126681251 gene encoding uncharacterized protein LOC126681251 isoform X2, with product MASRKSVSFHLRKNPSIKSCFPETKSGEGSEINRFPHHSKAHSYDVSDKFNSVKDILSDNSNPFSAINVEPSSSSPLVLYNNVLFSSLPANLNNHSRIPLSDIRNLNLRRKLSVLPRPKQKIDPNAKADQLPPVFLTPSQLQPEELPGEAKHRHVPLYIAALKGDWKTAKNFLRWYPHAVRATITRGSETVLHIAAGARHTQFVKKLVKKMTPEDLALQNKVGNTALCFAAVSGITEIAKVLVNKNRHLPSIRGSQGASPLYMAALLGRRDMVWYLYSVTDDRHLSGEDRIGLLVAAITSNLFELALELLRNHPELAMARDGNGETALHVLSRKPTAFYSGTKLGLLQRCIYSCLQVHLPYESSLMMNDDHFVHWTVKALSTTKVILWKSLASLFPDVIQVYNIKLRHVQALQLVRQLWQQTLSLDEACFKELIRTPRRLLFTAAECGIVEFISILIRAHPDLIWKVDEQSRSIFHTAVVHRQEKVFKLIHELGALKDFIAIYKDERNNNMLHLAGNLPHPSRLNTDSGSALQLRRELIWFKEVEKIVQPLYTEMKNSEGITPGDLFSMEHKQLKRDGEKWLKETASSCMLVATLITTVMFSAAFTIPGGINEKTGKPILLHTRSFMVFVISDALAMFSSSTSILIFLSILTSRYAEEDFLQSLPNKLIMGLATLFISLTSMMVAFSVTLFLVLRHQLEWASIPIIIVACIPVLLFASLQFPLVVDIISHTYTTFLSKNHLLS from the exons ATGGCATCAAGAAAGTCAGTTTCATTTCATCTGAGGAAGAATCCATCCATAAAGTCGTGCTTTCCGGAAACAAAATCCGGGGAGGGCTCAGAAATCAACAGGTTTCCACATCATTCGAAGGCACATTCATATGATGTTAGTGACAAATTCAATTCTGTGAAAGATATTTTGTCAGATAACTCCAATCCTTTTTCTGCAATAAATGTAGAaccttcatcttcttctccaCTTGTATTATACAACAATGTTTTGTTCAGCAGTTTACCTGCTAACTTAAATAACCATTCCCGTATCCCGCTTTCCGATATCCGAAACCTCAATCTTCGTCGAAAACTCTCTGTTCTACCTCGACCCAAACAAAAGATTGATCCAAATGCTAAAGCAGATCAACTACCACCTGTTTTTCTCACTCCCAGCCAACTGCAACCTGAAGAATTGCCAG GAGAGGCAAAGCACAGGCATGTACCTTTATATATAGCTGCATTAAAAGGTGACTGGAAAACGGCTAAAAATTTCCTGCGATGGTATCCACATGCTGTTCGTGCAACTATTACAAGGGGATCGGAAACTGTTCTTCACATTGCAGCGGGGGCGAGGCATACACAGTTTGTCAAGAAACTAGTGAAGAAGATGACACCGGAAGACTTGGCCCTGCAGAACAAAGTTGGGAACACTGCCCTGTGTTTTGCTGCTGTTTCGGGAATCACGGAAATAGCAAAGGTGTTGGTTAACAAGAACAGACATTTGCCATCAATTAGAGGTAGCCAAGGAGCTTCACCTCTCTATATGGCTGCACTTTTGGGAAGAAGGGATATGGTTTGGTATCTCTATTCCGTAACAGACGATAGACATCTTTCTGGAGAGGATCGCATTGGCCTTCTTGTTGCTGCTATCACCTCCAATTTATTTG AGTTAGCACTGGAATTACTACGAAACCATCCTGAACTAGCAATGGCTCGAGATGGGAATGGAGAGACAGCTCTACATGTATTGTCCAGAAAACCAACTGCATTCTACAGTGGAACTAAACTGGGACTACTGCAGAGATGCATATATTCAT GTCTCCAAGTGCATCTACCATATGAATCTTCTCTTATGATGAATGATGATCACTTTGTCCATTGGACCGTTAAAG CTTTATCTACAACAAAAGTTATTCTGTGGAAATCCCTTGCTTCCCTAT TTCCCGACGTTATCCAGGTCTATAACATCAAGTTGAGGCATGTTCAAGCCCTTCAGCTAGTAAGGCAACTTTGGCAACAGACATTGAGTCTAGATGAGGCGTGTTTTAAGGAATTAATTAGAACGCCAAGAAGATTACTCTTCACAGCTGCAGAATGCGGGATTGTAGAGTTCATAAGTATACTTATCCGGGCACATCCCGATCTTATATGGAAGGTTGATGAGCAATCCAGAAGCATTTTTCATACAGCAGTTGTACATAGACAGGAAAAAGTTTTTAAACTCATACACGAGCTAGGAGCACTTAAAGATTTTATAGCTATTTATAAAGACGAGAGGAACAATAACATGTTGCACCTGGCTGGAAATTTACCTCATCCAAGTCGGCTCAACACTGACTCTGGTTCAGCTTTGCAATTGCGACGAGAACTGATATGGTTCAAG GAAGTGGAGAAGATTGTCCAGCCCCTGTATACAGAGATGAAAAACAGTGAGGGGATAACACCAGGGGATCTATTTTCAATGGAACACAAACAATTGAAACGGGACGGAGAGAAATGGCTGAAGGAAACTGCTTCTTCATGCATGCTTGTTGCGACACTGATTACCACTGTGATGTTTTCTGCTGCCTTTACCATACCGGGAGGAATCAACGAGAAAACAGGCAAGCCAATTTTGCTTCACACAAGATCGTTCATGGTTTTCGTCATATCAGATGCGCTTGCAATGTTCTCCTCATCTACATCAATTCTGATATTTCTTTCCATTTTGACTTCACGTTACGCCGAAGAAGATTTCCTTCAATCTCTACCGAACAAACTAATCATGGGACTCGCAACACTTTTCATCTCTCTAACGAGTATGATGGTAGCTTTTAGTGTCACACTTTTTCTGGTTCTTCGTCATCAACTGGAATGGGCTTCTATTCCGATCATCATAGTTGCTTGCATCCCTGTCTTATTGTTTGCTTCCCTGCAGTTTCCTCTAGTTGTTGACATCATAAGCCACACATACACTACCTTTCTTTCAAAAAATCATCTGCTGAGCTAA